One Vanessa cardui chromosome 4, ilVanCard2.1, whole genome shotgun sequence genomic window carries:
- the LOC124544361 gene encoding uncharacterized protein LOC124544361, translated as MASRGGAKKELDPEEQMKRKFRAKCLFRALGRLVMANAYWLIEGVDHYEGLDDVRRRVEQAVRGKTKKKQLLNINDKALLNKPAEERTDQEKKYIFRIIGGLKCFKRYPNHVKKKLAAVTYFKYYGPGRTIVRQHHEAHALYFIINGDVTVSQLVYDELIQQYVSVDVGVMHPGDMFGEVSLLHNIPRTATCTTNEHCEVLVLMKEDFKNVLQASIQKQWDEVRRAMSAFTYFDALDEVARREGCIVAKMKSYEPNETLLGDGVGVANFVYFILSGRCQMIESLQVIVTTRLGKHYYALYDPYVPKPESEQDFDTKYFGAYKNLNKGEAESESTADGKERSQSEAKRDSGKSIKLPSSLKRENSSSAMKLSTIKNKGEREPERSSRGSVDFEIPEPSTSQELLRPSFHKEQRESVRLSIVPEVIGGQAGKPVPLQNLKTYFMQVCQLNPGSSFGFGENMRDRRIVALTPVSCMLLPKIWLLQRNTANIWSRIQHYLEKKIPTKKQLFKEFVSARRWQEFRDQLVEDVVSRSNTVNWTSVHDVPYSIRMEEMLDI; from the exons atggcTTCGCGAGGTGGTGCCAAGAAAGAATtg GATCCTGAAGAgcaaatgaaaagaaaatttcgTGCTAAATGTTTGTTTCGAGCACTAGGTCGTTTAGTGATGGCCAATGCGTATTGGTTGATTGAAGGGGTAGATCATTATGAAGGCTTAGATGATGTGAGACGGAGAGTCGAACAGGCAGTTCGAGGAAAGACTAAGAAAAAGCAATTACTGAATATAAAC GATAAAGCACTATTGAATAAACCGGCTGAAGAAAGAACGGACCAAGAGAAGAAATACATATTCCGTATTATTGGCGGACTTAAATGTTTTAAGCGTTATCCCAAC cACGTCAAAAAGAAACTGGCCGCTGTAACATATTTCAAGTACTATGGTCCAGGGCGTACAATAGTCCGTCAACACCACGAGGCTCATGCtctatatttcataataaacgGTGACGTGACTGTGAGTCAGCTGGTTTATGATGAGCTGATACAGCAATACGTGTCGGTGGATGTAGGGGTGATGCACCCCGGCGATATGTTCGGGGAAGTTTCATTGCTACACAACATACCGAGAACCGCTACATGTACAACAAACG AGCATTGTGAAGTGTTGGTTCTCATGAAGGAAGACTTTAAGAATGTTCTACAAGCGTCCATACAGAAGCAATGGGACGAAGTCAGGCGCGCTATGTCAGCCTTTACGTATTTTGATGCATTGGATGAG gtgGCTCGTCGTGAAGGTTGTATTGTTGCAAAGATGAAATCATATGAACCGAACGAAACACTCCTCGGGGACGGAGTGGGTGTCGCGAATTTCGTATACTTCATACTATCAGGACGATGTCAAATGATCGAGTCCTTACAAGTGATCGTAACTACGAGACTTGGCAAACATTACTATGCCTTATATGATCCTTAC GTACCGAAACCGGAAAGTGAGCAAGACTTTGACACTAAATACTTTGGGGCATATAAGAATTTGAATAAAGGGGAAGCAGAATCGGAGAGCACGGCCGATGGCAAGGAACGAAGTCAAAGTGAGGCCAAAAGAGATTCCGGGAAAAGTATAAAGTTACCGAGTTCCTTGAAAAGAGAAAATTCATCGAGTGCTATGAAACTGTCAACCATTAAAAACAAAGGTGAAAGAGAACCCGAACGATCCAGTAGAGGGAGCGTTGATTTCGAAATTCCAGAACCTTCGACATCTCAAGAACTATTGCGTCCATCCTTCCACAAGGAACAGCGGGAATCAGTCAG aCTAAGTATCGTACCTGAAGTGATTGGAGGGCAAGCTGGTAAACCGGTGCCGTTGCAAAACCTTAAAACATACTTCATGCAG GTTTGCCAACTAAATCCAGGTTCTAGTTTTGGCTTTGGCGAGAACATGCGCGATCGACGTATAGTTGCCTTAACTCCGGTCAGTTGTATGCTGCTACCGAAGATATGGCTTCTTCAACGAAATACTGCCAATATTTGGTCGAGAATACAACACTATTTGGAGAAAAAG ataCCAACAAAAAAACAACTGTTTAAAGAATTTGTATCTGCAAGGAGATGGCAAGAATTTCGAGATCAGCTCGTAGAAGATGTCGTTTCTCGCTCCAACACTGTGAACTGGACCTCTGTGCATGACGTTCCGTACTCCATACGTATGGAAGAAATgcttgatatttaa
- the LOC124544455 gene encoding 2-oxo-4-hydroxy-4-carboxy-5-ureidoimidazoline decarboxylase-like, translating to MAGLISISEVNSMNDERFEWVFRNVIELCSEAAAHVKHMRPFKDVTDLCAAFFKYLNEVSYEEKLKVLTSHPDLAGRLAAQGELTQESASEQHSAGLTDLNNAQKAIIDSSNKRYKEKFGFPFIICARENKVQSIIDGLNLRYGNTRDEEINIGINEVKKICKLRIHDIVKNE from the exons atggcGGGTTTAATTAGCATTTCTGAAGTGAATTCTATGAATGATGAGAGATTTGAGTGGGTGTTCAGGAATGTGATAGAACTATGCAGCGAGGCGGCGGCGCACGTAAAGCACATGCGTCCGTTTAAAGACGTTACTGACCTATGTGCTGCgttctttaaatatttgaacGAAGTGAGTTATGAAg aaaaattaaaagtactaACGTCTCATCCTGATTTGGCGGGGCGCTTGGCAGCTCAAGGAGAGTTGACCCAAGAATCTGCGTCTGAGCAACATAGCGCTGGACTGACTGATCTTAATAATGCCCAGAAAGCAATTATCGATTCAAGTAACAAAAG atataaagaaaaatttggTTTCCCTTTTATAATATGTGCAAGGGAAAACAAAGTACAATCAATAATTGATGGTTTGAATTTACGATATGGAAATACCAGAGATGAAGAAATCAATATTGGTATAAATGAAGTGAAGAAAATATGTAAACTGCGAATACATGATATTGTAAAGAATGAATAa
- the LOC124544456 gene encoding proteasome maturation protein yields MSFGLPSLKVKPENAGNVNIQEGPFGVPSPMVAGLGSTKNKLGMSHPLQVSERNYHLNEEKMNMAMLRNIQGLHAPMKLSMERKFASKVGHLPFLPSSNLQHDVFTGRYLDIGFEDILNTPEFCEVSGQPHAVIEKSLGIL; encoded by the exons atg AGTTTTGGACTACCGTCTCTTAAAGTTAAACCAGAAAATGCTGGTAATGTCAACATCCAGGAAGGCCCCTTTGGGGTACCTAGCCCTATGGTTGCTGGACTCGGATCTACAAAAAATAAGTTAGGCATGTCGCATCCATTGCAGGTGTCAGAAAGAAAT TATCATTTAAATGAAGAAAAGATGAATATGGCCATGCTCCGCAACATCCAAGGTCTTCATGCTCCTATGAAGCTTTCAATGGAGAGAAAGTTCGCTAGCAAG GTTGGCCATCTTCCCTTCCTACCCAGTTCAAACCTTCAGCATGATGTATTCACGGGCAGATATTTAGACATAGGTTTTGAAGACATTCTCAACACCCCAGAATTTTGTGAAGTCAGCGGACAACCCCATGCTGTTATTGAAAAATCTTTAGGCATACTCTAA